CTTGCGCAGGATATCCTCGATCATGGCTTTCCGTTTCCGTCGGGCGCTCAGGCGCCGGTCGTGAAGGTGAACTTCAGGTCGGGATGGCGCGCGGCCACGTCGTCGGCGGCGAAATGGTCGGGGCCGAGATCGAGCCGGGGCGCGTCGCCCCAGAGATGCTCGAGCCGGAAGTACTCGCGGGCCTCGCCGCGGAAGACGTGCACGACCACGTCGAAGAAGTCGAGCAGGGCCCAGCGACCGTCCTGCATGCCCTCGGTGCCCTTGGCCTTCTGCCCCACCGCCACCATGGCGTTGTAGAGGTGCTTGGCCAGGGCGGTGACCTGCTGTTCGCTGTTGCCCGTGGCCACGACGTAGAAGTCGCACACGTCCGAGCGGCCGCGCAGGTCGAGGATGGTCAGGTCCTCGGCCTTCTTCTCGAGCAGGTGCCAGACCGCCCGTTCGGCCAGGGCGTACCCCGGCGAGGCGTCGGGCATGA
This DNA window, taken from bacterium, encodes the following:
- the rsfS gene encoding ribosome silencing factor, translating into MPDASPGYALAERAVWHLLEKKAEDLTILDLRGRSDVCDFYVVATGNSEQQVTALAKHLYNAMVAVGQKAKGTEGMQDGRWALLDFFDVVVHVFRGEAREYFRLEHLWGDAPRLDLGPDHFAADDVAARHPDLKFTFTTGA